The Psychrobacillus sp. FSL K6-4046 DNA window ATCATCCGCTCGACTTGCATGTATTAGGCACGCCGCCAGCGTTCGTCCTGAGCCAGGATCAAACTCTCCATAATAGAGAACTTAAAAAGCTCATTTTGTTTTGCTGGCATCATCATTAAATGATGTCAAAAATTGTTTTGCGTCAATCAAGCCGAAGCTTGTTGATGCTGTATGTCTTAACGTTTTGCATGTTCAGTTTTCAATGTTCATATAATGTATTTTGTCGTTTTGTTTTAGCGACCTTTGTATCTTAACATCGTTTTAACATGAATGTCAACACTTAATCATAAAATTTATTAAAACAAATTGAAAAGGTGTGTGTTTCCTTGAAAACAAAGCTCTTAATAACCATCACTTCTGTATTGTTATTCTTGCTGTTACTCTTCGCGCCCAATACTTACTCTACACTTCTTCCCGTGTTCCAAGTAACCGAAAAACCAAGTGTTATATCGAAGGGAGCCTATGGGAATACGGTAACTATCGACCTATCATTTGGTAGAGAGGATGTAGAAACCCTAGTAGAAGGTTTAAAAGCTCCTTATCCTCATTTTTTCATTAGCATTGAATGGATTGAGCGATCTGAGCCCATTATTAAAATTATGCAGGATAAAAAAATCCCTATTAGTCTGTTGGGTAAAGAGGGCTTGCTGTATATAGAGGACCGGAGTCTATTTAAAAAAGAAATAGATAGATTTGAAGAGGCTATTGGTGTGAAACCAGATTGGTTTCGGACTTCTGATTACGAGTTCCCTGTTGAACTTCAAAAAGATGCCTGGAAGGAGGAAGTAAATCTTTTAGGCTCTACTATAGTTTTAGGAAATACTGTGCCTAAGCTTACGAAGGGAGATATACTTACCGTTCCTCTCCACCAGGAAGAAAGAATCGATACAATCCAGCTTGCAAAATATTTAAGATCACAACCTTTTGTTAGTATTGAACAAAATATATTTAACATGAAAATGAAAACCAAAAGTTATCCCGAATAGCGTAGAGAATTCAACTATTCTTCTATAATAAAAAACTGCTCCGACTAATAGTCAGAGCAGTTTTCTTATTTAACCTTTGCCTCAGCTTCTCTTCTCGCTTTTCTCCGCGCTTCTAGTTTCAATCGGTCTTCATCAGATTTAGCGTTGTATTTTGGTAAAGCCAATAACTGATATGCATTAACCGCTAGAATTGGGAACAATAATAAAGTAACCCAACTATCGACGTTATCCGCATTAACCATTAAGACAGGCAGCCACTCTAATGTTGAAATTACAATCATAAAGAACAATGCAGAGATTAACACGTGTTTTTTCGTTTTATTTGCTTTAATAAGCGCCACCACTACTCCTGTTCCGATTAGAACGACTAACAAGAAAGCATATAGCCATACTTGCGAAGTAGTCTCCGCGTTTGGACGGAAACGGAACATTATTAAATCAAATATGACAAATGCAATGATTAATAACTGTACCCAATTCCATAAAGTTAGGGTTCTAAATATATTTACACCCATTTGGTGAATCGTTAAATATGCGAAAAATCCCATTTGAGTAATAACACTTACGGTAAAGCCCATTACTACCATAAAAGCAAAGGCAGCAAGAAACTCACTCCATTGGCCTGCTTCAAAGTATTTAGCAAAG harbors:
- a CDS encoding KinB-signaling pathway activation protein translates to MTIRNWFKFFINSMLIGGLITGVLGLFIRWDDAFAKYFEAGQWSEFLAAFAFMVVMGFTVSVITQMGFFAYLTIHQMGVNIFRTLTLWNWVQLLIIAFVIFDLIMFRFRPNAETTSQVWLYAFLLVVLIGTGVVVALIKANKTKKHVLISALFFMIVISTLEWLPVLMVNADNVDSWVTLLLFPILAVNAYQLLALPKYNAKSDEDRLKLEARRKARREAEAKVK